The Exiguobacterium mexicanum genome includes a window with the following:
- the ntdP gene encoding nucleoside tri-diphosphate phosphatase, with amino-acid sequence MSLFPKAGSKIEIQSYKHNGTLHRVWEETLVLQSSKTDMIGFNDRIMVSESDGRQWRTREPAICYFSSEFWFNVICMIREDGIYYYCNLGSPTTFDGAERAIKYIDYDLDIKVFPDMSYTILDEDEYERHRREMNYPKAIDRILKQNVQELINWIRGRKGPFNPTFVDEWYREYEARYRR; translated from the coding sequence ATGAGCTTATTTCCCAAAGCAGGTAGCAAGATCGAGATACAGAGCTACAAGCACAACGGAACTTTGCATCGCGTTTGGGAAGAAACGCTCGTCCTTCAGTCGTCAAAAACGGATATGATCGGATTCAATGACCGCATCATGGTCAGTGAGTCAGACGGCCGGCAATGGAGAACTCGTGAGCCGGCAATTTGCTACTTTTCATCTGAGTTTTGGTTCAATGTCATCTGCATGATTCGCGAAGATGGGATTTACTATTACTGTAATCTAGGTTCGCCGACAACGTTCGATGGGGCAGAGCGTGCCATCAAGTACATCGACTACGATTTGGACATCAAGGTGTTCCCGGATATGTCGTACACGATTTTAGATGAGGATGAATATGAGCGGCATCGTCGCGAGATGAATTATCCGAAAGCGATTGATCGAATCTTGAAACAGAACGTTCAAGAACTTATTAACTGGATTCGAGGACGGAAAGGGCCGTTCAACCCAACATTCGTCGATGAATGGTATCGCGAATACGAAGCACGTTACCGGAGATGA
- the mutY gene encoding A/G-specific adenine glycosylase, giving the protein MLDVDKLFTNYNIQEFNTNLVTWFNREKRDLPWRHGKNPYRVWVSEVMLQQTRVDTVIPYYNRFMDRFPTIEALAAAEPDEVVKYWEGLGYYSRVRNLHQAVREVVAVYDGIVPEEKERFEKLKGVGPYTTGAVLSIAYNQPEPAVDGNVMRVMSRQFGIYDDIAIPKTRKLFEQVVRRLMDPAHASDFNEGIMELGATVCTPKNPMCSLCPVQDDCYAYTHNVQDELPVKTKKGASRIEMYDALYCRQEGRTAYMKRPETGLLAGMWQYPLTDRGTGEQLNGTYVGQVKHVFSHIVWYIDLYEVETLPAGEWTWLDEEARDVVTVSVAQQKLEQMAGAKDETV; this is encoded by the coding sequence ATGCTCGATGTTGATAAATTGTTCACAAATTATAATATTCAAGAATTTAACACAAATTTAGTGACGTGGTTCAATCGCGAAAAGCGAGATTTGCCGTGGCGTCACGGGAAAAATCCGTATCGCGTCTGGGTGAGTGAGGTCATGCTCCAACAGACGCGCGTCGATACCGTCATCCCATACTATAACCGTTTCATGGATCGCTTCCCGACGATTGAGGCATTGGCAGCGGCCGAACCCGATGAGGTCGTCAAATATTGGGAAGGACTCGGTTATTACTCACGGGTCCGAAACCTTCATCAAGCCGTCCGGGAAGTCGTTGCTGTGTACGACGGCATCGTCCCCGAAGAAAAAGAGCGGTTCGAAAAACTGAAAGGCGTCGGACCGTATACGACCGGGGCCGTGCTCTCGATCGCCTACAATCAGCCGGAACCAGCCGTCGATGGCAACGTCATGCGCGTCATGTCCCGTCAATTCGGGATTTATGACGACATCGCCATCCCAAAAACGCGGAAGTTGTTTGAGCAAGTCGTGCGTCGACTGATGGACCCGGCGCATGCCTCGGACTTTAACGAAGGCATCATGGAACTCGGGGCGACGGTATGTACGCCGAAAAACCCGATGTGTTCGCTTTGCCCCGTTCAAGACGATTGTTATGCTTATACCCATAACGTTCAAGATGAACTCCCGGTCAAGACGAAAAAAGGGGCGTCTCGGATTGAAATGTATGATGCGCTTTATTGTCGACAAGAGGGCCGCACGGCCTATATGAAGCGGCCGGAAACAGGTCTTCTCGCTGGAATGTGGCAATATCCGCTTACAGACCGGGGAACGGGGGAACAGTTAAACGGAACCTATGTTGGACAAGTGAAACATGTGTTTTCCCACATCGTCTGGTACATCGACTTATATGAAGTCGAGACGTTACCGGCAGGGGAATGGACTTGGCTCGACGAAGAGGCACGGGACGTGGTGACCGTATCGGTCGCCCAACAAAAATTAGAGCAGATGGCAGGTGCAAAAGATGAGACAGTTTGA
- a CDS encoding metal-dependent hydrolase encodes MDTATHIGMGLGLSAIATLSPEVSGDAQMFLAMTATALVGSHAPDFDTIFKLKGNSTYLRQHRGRSHGITALLAWPIIVSAVIGLALGVNPASLWVMAQIAVLLHVTVDLFNAYGTQALQPFSKKWIGWGVIGTFDPYLFSAYYGAYVLWLITGATVPIFALLIALVISYYAVQFKLRNRALATVARHFAGAHELFISPGIGWDDWHVAVRFRNGLGAVKVKKGTVIECGRFRDKPMPGEDDLHFVEARKNADLQSFLEFSKIHTYTVTRHNGMIEYRFTNLRYFSKDIYPFVAVVIVDEVSNEVLSSFTGWVFSEESLQKKLAYEQ; translated from the coding sequence TTGGATACTGCTACTCACATTGGGATGGGACTTGGTTTAAGTGCAATCGCGACCCTCAGCCCAGAGGTGTCAGGCGACGCACAAATGTTTCTAGCCATGACAGCGACGGCTCTCGTCGGCTCGCATGCTCCGGACTTTGACACGATCTTCAAACTAAAAGGAAATAGCACGTATTTACGCCAGCACCGCGGTCGTTCACACGGAATCACCGCACTCCTCGCCTGGCCGATTATCGTCAGCGCTGTCATCGGACTCGCGCTTGGCGTCAACCCTGCCTCATTATGGGTCATGGCACAAATCGCCGTGCTGTTGCACGTCACGGTCGACTTGTTCAACGCCTACGGGACGCAAGCCCTCCAACCATTTTCGAAGAAATGGATTGGCTGGGGCGTCATCGGGACGTTCGATCCGTATTTGTTCTCTGCCTATTACGGCGCATATGTATTATGGCTTATCACAGGGGCGACTGTCCCGATTTTTGCACTGCTCATTGCGCTCGTCATCAGCTATTACGCCGTCCAGTTCAAATTGCGTAATCGCGCCCTCGCCACGGTCGCCCGTCACTTCGCCGGCGCCCACGAACTGTTCATCTCGCCGGGTATCGGCTGGGATGACTGGCACGTCGCCGTTCGATTCCGCAACGGTTTAGGAGCAGTCAAAGTAAAAAAAGGGACGGTCATCGAATGTGGTCGTTTCCGTGACAAGCCGATGCCTGGGGAAGATGACCTTCACTTCGTGGAGGCCCGTAAAAATGCGGATCTTCAATCGTTCCTTGAGTTTTCGAAGATTCACACGTATACGGTCACACGCCACAATGGCATGATTGAATATCGCTTCACGAACTTGCGCTACTTTTCGAAAGACATTTATCCGTTCGTCGCCGTCGTCATCGTCGATGAAGTGTCAAACGAAGTGTTGTCTTCGTTCACCGGTTGGGTGTTCAGCGAAGAGAGCTTACAAAAGAAATTGGCCTACGAACAGTAA
- a CDS encoding YceI family protein, translating to MAKTYQVDPAHSSITFTVKHMMISKVKGEFKDFHVEASGQPDDLANARVNVTIKAASIDTNNSDRDNHLRSGDFFDAQQHEDIVFESTSFRSKGGGEFELTGNLTIRGTTREETFDVEYEGSVKDPWGNMKHAFTGDGSINREDYGLTWNQALEAGGVLVDKKVKFDFELQFTESEA from the coding sequence ATGGCAAAAACATACCAAGTCGACCCGGCACACAGTTCGATTACATTTACCGTCAAGCACATGATGATCTCGAAAGTAAAAGGGGAGTTCAAAGATTTTCACGTCGAAGCGAGCGGGCAACCGGACGATCTCGCGAACGCACGCGTAAACGTGACGATTAAAGCAGCATCGATCGATACGAATAACAGCGACCGCGATAACCATTTGCGGTCTGGCGACTTCTTCGATGCGCAGCAGCATGAGGACATCGTCTTTGAATCAACATCGTTTCGCTCAAAAGGCGGCGGCGAGTTCGAATTGACAGGGAATTTGACGATTCGCGGCACGACCCGTGAAGAGACGTTCGACGTTGAATACGAGGGAAGTGTAAAAGATCCTTGGGGCAACATGAAGCACGCTTTCACCGGGGACGGGTCGATCAACCGGGAAGATTACGGATTGACGTGGAACCAGGCGCTCGAAGCGGGCGGCGTCCTCGTCGATAAAAAAGTGAAGTTTGACTTTGAGCTCCAGTTCACGGAGTCGGAGGCATAA
- a CDS encoding RNA-guided endonuclease TnpB family protein produces MLKGYKYRLHPTPAQAEFLVKTIGCARFVYNKLLEDRIKIHEEAKAGGGPKRKPPTPASYKPLFPFLCEADSLALANAKLHLDAAFAKFFAGTAGFPVFKSRRKSRASYTTNNQHGTIRIEAGKVRLPKVGFIRFTQHRGFDGEIRSATVSMTRTGKFFVSLLVEQDDEPWVPAEHTVGIDLGLVHFATMTNDDLVMEKIANPRNLRKAEARLKWAQRALSRKKPGSRNREKARLLLAKKHEQVRNRRHDFLHKLSRRIVDENQVVVVETLRPREMMQDRRLAKAIGDAGWGEFVRQLEYKCKFYGRTLIKADPWFASTQVCSACGENGGRKGLHIREWTCGACGAHHDRDVNASLNLLRLAEDIMSSGQGLPDELGQ; encoded by the coding sequence GTGCTGAAAGGCTACAAATATCGGCTCCACCCCACGCCGGCACAGGCCGAGTTCCTGGTCAAGACGATCGGCTGCGCCCGCTTCGTCTACAACAAATTGCTCGAGGACCGCATCAAGATCCACGAGGAGGCGAAGGCGGGCGGCGGGCCGAAACGGAAGCCGCCGACACCGGCCTCCTACAAGCCGCTGTTCCCGTTCCTGTGCGAGGCGGACAGCCTCGCGCTCGCGAACGCGAAGCTGCACCTCGACGCGGCGTTCGCGAAGTTCTTCGCCGGGACGGCCGGCTTCCCGGTGTTCAAGTCGAGACGGAAATCGCGCGCGTCCTACACGACGAACAACCAGCACGGCACGATCCGCATCGAGGCGGGAAAAGTCCGGCTCCCGAAGGTCGGGTTCATCCGGTTCACACAGCACCGCGGCTTCGACGGCGAGATCCGCTCGGCGACCGTGTCGATGACGAGAACGGGCAAATTCTTCGTGTCGCTCCTCGTCGAGCAGGACGACGAGCCGTGGGTCCCGGCAGAGCACACGGTCGGGATCGACCTCGGACTCGTGCACTTCGCCACCATGACGAACGACGATCTCGTCATGGAGAAGATCGCGAACCCGCGCAACCTGCGAAAGGCCGAGGCACGGCTCAAATGGGCGCAACGCGCGCTCTCCCGCAAGAAGCCCGGCAGCAGGAACCGCGAGAAGGCCCGGCTCCTCCTCGCGAAGAAGCATGAGCAGGTCAGGAACCGCCGGCACGACTTCCTCCACAAGCTGTCGCGACGCATCGTCGACGAGAACCAAGTCGTCGTGGTCGAGACGCTGAGACCGAGGGAGATGATGCAGGACCGCCGCCTGGCAAAAGCGATCGGGGACGCCGGGTGGGGCGAGTTCGTCCGCCAACTCGAATATAAATGTAAGTTCTATGGGCGGACGCTGATCAAGGCCGACCCGTGGTTCGCCTCGACCCAGGTCTGTTCGGCCTGCGGCGAGAACGGCGGCAGGAAGGGCCTGCATATCCGGGAGTGGACATGCGGCGCATGCGGCGCGCACCACGACCGCGACGTCAACGCGAGCCTCAACCTGTTGCGCCTCGCCGAGGATATCATGTCTTCAGGGCAGGGACTGCCCGACGAGCTTGGTCAATAA
- a CDS encoding ABC transporter substrate-binding protein → MKKLVIMLTVPVLVSAALLLWVYQINMAQGFGGDNTLVVYNWGDYIDEDLIGEFEEETGLKVIYQTFDSNEAMLTKIEQGGTAFDIAVPSDYAISKMIEEDLLLPIDYDKLENFDNIDPRFLDKSFDPGNTYSVPYFWGTVGIVYNPELVDGEITSWNDLWDMPLENDILLADGTREVMGFGLNSLGYSLNTTDKDELLEAEKKLETLWPNIKAIVGDEIKMLMANREAAAAVVWSGDASEIMYENEELTYVIPEEGTNLWFDNLVIPNTSKNVEGAHQFIDFMLDAEIAARNTDYVGYSTPNEAALEFLDEEVTSDERFYPSKDVTDELEVYENLGKRMNAYYNELYLRFKMQSK, encoded by the coding sequence ATGAAAAAATTGGTCATCATGTTGACGGTGCCGGTCCTCGTCAGTGCCGCTCTTTTGCTCTGGGTGTATCAAATCAATATGGCGCAAGGGTTTGGCGGCGATAACACGCTCGTCGTCTACAACTGGGGTGATTATATCGATGAAGACTTGATTGGAGAGTTCGAGGAAGAGACGGGCTTGAAGGTCATTTATCAGACATTCGACTCGAACGAGGCGATGCTCACGAAAATCGAGCAAGGCGGTACGGCGTTCGACATTGCGGTCCCGTCGGATTACGCCATCAGTAAAATGATCGAAGAGGACCTGCTCTTGCCGATCGATTATGACAAGCTCGAGAACTTCGATAACATTGACCCACGTTTCCTCGACAAGTCGTTCGATCCGGGTAACACGTACTCGGTCCCTTACTTCTGGGGAACGGTCGGTATCGTGTACAACCCTGAGCTCGTCGACGGTGAGATTACGTCATGGAACGACCTATGGGACATGCCGCTCGAGAATGACATCTTGCTCGCAGACGGGACTCGTGAGGTGATGGGCTTCGGTCTGAACTCGCTCGGTTACTCGCTCAACACGACGGACAAAGACGAGTTGCTCGAGGCGGAGAAAAAGCTCGAGACGCTCTGGCCGAACATCAAAGCGATCGTCGGCGATGAAATCAAGATGCTCATGGCCAATCGCGAAGCGGCCGCGGCCGTCGTCTGGTCAGGTGACGCCTCCGAAATCATGTACGAGAACGAAGAGTTGACGTACGTGATCCCGGAAGAAGGGACGAATCTCTGGTTCGACAACCTCGTCATCCCGAACACATCGAAAAACGTCGAAGGCGCGCACCAGTTCATCGACTTCATGCTTGACGCGGAAATCGCGGCCCGCAATACCGACTATGTCGGCTATTCGACACCGAACGAAGCGGCACTTGAATTCTTAGATGAAGAAGTGACGTCAGACGAACGTTTTTATCCGTCAAAAGACGTGACAGATGAGCTCGAAGTGTATGAGAATTTAGGCAAACGCATGAACGCGTACTACAACGAACTCTACTTGCGCTTTAAAATGCAAAGTAAATAA